GCAAGCGGCAACCAGTGCCAGCCATCGCTGAAGCCATGCCCTCATGCCTTCACACCTTCGCGCCTTCATGGATGCACGGACTTCACGCCCGCGCGGCAGCGGCACGCCACATGCGTGGGGTGCTCCTGCAGCAGCCTGCGCACCACACCGTTGGTCCAGCCAAAACCATCCTGCAGCGGATACTCGCCACCCCCGCCGCCTAAGGCGCCGTCCTCCGTGAGCTGCAGGGCGTATTTCTCCACCAGCTTGTACTCACGCTGGTAAAGGCTAGCCACGGTCACCAGCCAGCGATGGGCGATCTCGTTGGCAAGCGCCGCTTGCCCGGAACACGCAAACCCGCCAATCGCCAGCCATTGCAGCGGCGCCCAGCCGTTGGGCAGGTCCCACTGCTGGCCGCTGACGTGCTCGGTGGTGGCAATGCCGCCGGGCTGCAGCAGCCTCGCGACCACGGTTTGCGCCACCCGCGCCGCCTGCTCGGGGGTGGCCGCGCCGACGAAGAGCGGCACCACGGTCGCCGCCGTCAGGTTGGCACGGGCGCGGTGGCGTTGCCAGTCGAAGTCGAAGTAGGCGCCCTCAGCCTCGCGCCACATGAGCCGGTCGATGGCCTCCCGGCGGGCCTGCGCGCGCTGGGCGAAGACCGGTGCGTCGGCGTCACCGGCGGCCTGGGCCAGTTCGGCGAGCTTGTGCTCCAGCTTGAACAACAGGCAATTGAGATCCACCGGCAGGATCGCCGTGGTGCGAACGGACTCCAGCCCGCCGCCGGGTTCCTGCCAGCGCGAGCTGAAGTCCCAGCCCGATTCGGCCGCGGCGCGCAGGTCGCGAAATACCTCCGCGGCCGGCCGGGCGGCCAATGCGGCCGTGCCGATATCTTCGATATAGGCTTCCTCGCGCGGGGTGTCGCGCTCGTCCCAGTAGCGGTTCAGCAGGCTGCCGTCGGCCAGCCTGACCACCCGCCGGCACACCTGCCCCGGCGCAAGGCAGTCGGCGCCCCGCATCCAGAAAGCGTACTCCTTGCGCAACTGTGGCAGGAAATCCAGCTCGGGCTGCACGCCTTGGTCCTCGAACAGCTCCACCATCAGCGCGAACACCGGCGGCTGCGAGCGGCTCAGGTAGTAGCTGCGGGTACCGTTGGGGATCACGCCATAGGTGTCGAGCAGGTAGGAGAAGTTGTCCGCCATGCCGCGCAGCAAGCCGCCCTGCCCGCTGGCGGCCAGGCCCAGCATGGTGAAGTACGAATCCCAGTAGTAAAGCTCGGAGAAACGCCCGCCCGGCACCACGTAGGCATGCGGCAGCGGCAATAGCGAGCATTGCGGCGGGTGCTGCGCGGGATGCCGGGTCAGCACCGCCCACAGCCCGTCGATATGGTCGGCCAGCGCCTGGTTGGGATCGGACTCGTAGCAGCTGCCCGGCACCTCGGGCAGCACGAAATGCGCGTGCACAAAGGCGGCAAGGTCGAAGCCGGCAGCGCCGGCGCGAGCGCGGTAGGCGGCCAGGATGGTGGCCGGGTCCTGCCGGGGCATGGCGTCGGTGAAGGTCTTGCTGTCGGGAAATATGCGCCCCATCTGCACCGCCACGAACAACTCCTGGTAGCGATCGGCGGGCGTGAGCGGATCGGCGTGCGCGCAGCCTGCCAGGCGGTGCGGGGCGAGTGCCTGGCCGCCGGTGGGGTCGCCCACCTCGCGCACATGAGGCTGGCCGGCCGGCTGGCCACCTTCGACGGTGATGCGTGGTGCCACGGCCACTCCCGGTTTTTACCCGTATGGCAGCGCGGGAGCCTGCCGACAAGCAATGAGAGTGGCTGGCTGCCGGGCGAGTTCCACCGCGGCGCAAAGGCGCTGCATACGGCCGGGACCGCGCTAACGGCACAGATCGCGACGCGCGCGCACAGGATGCCCCGCATGCGCCGGATGCGCCTCTTAGCGTTCCGGTGTCTGCGCCGTCACCAGCCGCGGCCCGACCACGGCGTGGGCGCGGCGGAAATGCTCGAGCGGCTGCGGGCGCCCGAGCAGGAATCCCTGCGCTTCATCACAGCCCTCGGCCTGCAGCAGGCTGAGCTGCTCGTCGGTCTCCACGCCTTCGGCCAGCACCG
The Cupriavidus basilensis DNA segment above includes these coding regions:
- the treF gene encoding alpha,alpha-trehalase TreF; amino-acid sequence: MAPRITVEGGQPAGQPHVREVGDPTGGQALAPHRLAGCAHADPLTPADRYQELFVAVQMGRIFPDSKTFTDAMPRQDPATILAAYRARAGAAGFDLAAFVHAHFVLPEVPGSCYESDPNQALADHIDGLWAVLTRHPAQHPPQCSLLPLPHAYVVPGGRFSELYYWDSYFTMLGLAASGQGGLLRGMADNFSYLLDTYGVIPNGTRSYYLSRSQPPVFALMVELFEDQGVQPELDFLPQLRKEYAFWMRGADCLAPGQVCRRVVRLADGSLLNRYWDERDTPREEAYIEDIGTAALAARPAAEVFRDLRAAAESGWDFSSRWQEPGGGLESVRTTAILPVDLNCLLFKLEHKLAELAQAAGDADAPVFAQRAQARREAIDRLMWREAEGAYFDFDWQRHRARANLTAATVVPLFVGAATPEQAARVAQTVVARLLQPGGIATTEHVSGQQWDLPNGWAPLQWLAIGGFACSGQAALANEIAHRWLVTVASLYQREYKLVEKYALQLTEDGALGGGGGEYPLQDGFGWTNGVVRRLLQEHPTHVACRCRAGVKSVHP